The Eubacterium ventriosum genome includes the window CTCTGCTGTTGCAACTGTAGTTGTTTCTACTGCCACTGGTGTTGTTGTCTCTGCTGTTGCAGGTGTAGTTGTTTCTGCCGCTGCAGGTGTAGTTGTTTCTACTGTTGCAGGTGTAGTTGTTTCTGCCACTGCCGATGTAGTTGTCTCAGTTTCTTTAACAATTTTAATCTGTCCGTCTGCTATTTCAATATTTAACTGATCCTTTACAACATCCTGACCTTCTGTATTCACCAATCCATAAGAAATTGTATATCTACCTTCCTTATCAAAAACGACTCTAATAGTTCTGTCTAAATCATTACCTGCAATAGTCATTTCCTTATTAAATCCGCTAATGTCGTACCACTCTCCGCCATCTTTGTATTCAATAGATGATACCTGATTATCGCCTGTTACTGAAACAGTTCTTACAACCTGCTTTCCAACAATGCCTGATGCCCAGAACTCTAGCTTAAATTCCTTAGCTGTTCCTAATGTGTATGCACCTTCTACGCCATCTTTCTTCACATAAATAGCTGCGCCAAAATTGTCATCGCCTGTGTTATCACCACCGTCTGCCCATGCAGGTATAATCATAACCACAAGCATTGCCATAATTGTCACAATACTTATTAACTTCTTGTTCATTAAATATCTCCTTCCGAACTTCTCTGTTTTTTCGCACGTTACTTTGATTATAACATATTCCTGAAGATATATTACATATTTATTACAAATTTTTCGATATTTTTTTGTTTTTACATTTTATCCCCATGCAGCCGAAAAATTTTCATGCAAACACGTTGAGAGTTCTTATTTTGCTCCGCCGCCTATTGTAAAACAAAAATCAAAACTCGCCTACGGCTCAAACAGTTGATTTTTGCTTTACGCTATGCTCGCAAAATTGCGAATCTCTGCCTATTGTTTGCTTTGAGAATTTTTCGGCTACATAGGAAAAATGTGCGAAAAAAATCTCAGGAACATTCCTGAGATTTTTGAGAGGCGAGTACCAGATTTGAACTGGTGATAGCGGTGTTGCAGACCGATGCCTTACCACTTGGCTAACTCGCCATATATATAGAACTCTTACATTATAGCAAGGGTTCTTTTTATCGTCAAGACTCATCTTTTCAGATAAGCTGACGGAAGTGACTCCAAGGGGATTTGAACCCCTGTTACCGCCGTGAAAGGGCGGTGTCTTAACCGCTTGACCATGGAGCCATAAGTGGATTGTTTAATCCACTTGCTAAACAGCTTTTATAATGTATCAAATACCTTTTGTTTTGTCAATAACTTTTTTAAACTTTTTTCAAAAAATTTTAAGCACCTTATTTTAGCCATAAAACTCTTTAATTATTATTGTTATCTAAAACAAGCTATTTACTATATTTTGTATTAAGTTGTTATCATAAATCATGCTTAACACTCCGTTGTCTGCTATTGCCTTGCAAACTGTCTGTCCCCAGGATGTTGAGCTGAAGATCGTAACTACCATACACAATAACCATATGATTAATATTGCCTGTGCAAAACCGATTAATGCTCCACCTGCCATATTAAATGTATGAATAACCGGAAGTTTTGTTACTATGTTTAACACTTCCACTAATGTTTTCATTAATATAGATATAACCATAAATAGCAAAATATATACCACTGCGTTTAAAACAACATCTGTTAAATATGCCACAACATATTCCTTAAATGTATTTACTGCCAATGAATCATAACTGCTTTGATTATTATTTTTCGTTAATGATTCTTTTAGTCCATTAGGTAATGGAAGTTCATTAATGATTTTCTCTTGATTATTGATTCCTGTTTCCGTCATGTTTTCTGTAGATGTTGCTATATGTTCACTTACATAGCTTTGTATATTTTGGTTTATTGAGTCATAAACCGGTGTATTTTTTATTACCTCTTTTGCAACAGGTGTTAAAATATTCACCAGTATAAGTGCTATAAAAATCGAGCCGAAAGAAAATGCCGTCTTTACAAGTCCTCTCTTCATTCCTATAGCAATCATTACCACAACAAAAACCGTTACCCCTGTCAGTATTATATTGCCCATTTCATTCCTCCGTTATTTCAATCGAATCTTCTGTATTTTTGAGTTAGTCATTAACAAATAAGTTTTGGAATCGTCATATGGCATTAACCCATAAATCTGTCCCTTAAAATTAGTCTGAAATTTTTTCACACCTTTTATTGATAATATTTCGCATCGCATATCACTATACATTAAAATATTATCTCCGGCAAATGTAACATTTTCAAAATCCATATCCACTGTAGAATTTAATATTTGGGATCCACTTGAATTGTATACTTCAATTCTGTAAGGTCTGTCCGTGCTGGCATTTTTAAATACCAATCCTACATATTTGTCATTATAAAATACTTTCTGTATTTCTTCTTTTATTTTTATATCCTTTTTGGTAATATCCTTGTTACCAACCTTATATATAGAAACTATATCTTCGCCTATTGCCACTACCTGACTGTTTGAAACATAACTGATTGTAGGAACAATCGTTTCACCATATTCGCTAAACTCTTTCACCATTCGGTTTTCTATGTTTTTCCCTGAATTAGAAAAATCATAAAACTGTATCTTGTTTTCAAAAGAGCCATTTTTCACGGTAAGGTACGAAACTGCCATTCTTTCCCCATCATCTGACATTGAGAAATTAATCGGATATCCATTTTCATCAATAATAGACTTGTGAGATACCAACTGTTTTCCCTCTTTATCGTACACCTCAATATAGTTAGATGTTTTGTCCTCAAGCAACGCAGCAACAACTCCCTGCTTTGCCACCTCTAATTTCACAATAGGATAGCTTACGGAAACCTGTCCCTGACGACCTTTATCGTTGTATATGAAAATATCATTGGTGTTCTTATCCGCTATCGCCACATAGTCGTCACATACATCAATAATAGGTTGCTTCATTTCATATGCTTCTTCCCAAACAGTTTCTTTGTCCTTAATATAGGCTATTCCATCATAGCTGTACTTAATAACATAGTCACCAAAAGGAATATATTTACTGCTCGCTCCGCCTTTAATATTAGTGGATTCAATTACCTTGTAGGTGGTGTATTTGTGATATTTTTTGTAAAAGAACAACGCTCCAACAATAATCAAAATCACAGCTACTATTATTCCAAGCTTTGCAGCCCTTTTCTCAAGCACCTTTTTGGTATTTTTCATATATGTAGAATTTTGACCTTCTTTTTTCAGTCTTCTGAATTTTCTAATGTATTTATTTGCCACGATTTCACTTCCTTTGTTAAATCTATTAAAGATTATACAATATCTGCTGAATAATGACACCATTTTTTTGTTAAGGCAATAATATTTTTTGTCCTTCCTTGATTGTGTAATCATCGTCAATGTTATTTCTGTCTTTTATTTCATCTACCATTTCACTTGTTCCATAATAACTCATACTAATATCATACAATGTCTGTCCCGGTTTAACTGTATGGTATTGTCCTGAATAAGCACTAGAAATGCTTTTTGTTTTATTATTTACCGTTTCACTACCTGAAGGCTTATTACTGTTAGTATTATTACTATCATTTGTAGTATTGGTAATACTATTGTTGCTGCTGTTATTATCCTGATTAGTTCCCGCTGTCTGTTTTGAAACAACCTCTCCGTTATCATTTTTTTTCTGAGTAACATTGCTACCATTGGTAGCTATTGCTTTCTTGCTTTCCAATCCTGCTACGGTTGTGGCACTCTGTTTTGTTGTTTCGGTGTATGCACTTAAAATTTTATTAACAGCCTGAGCCTCTCTTTCTCTACTAATTCCTGCCAAAGTACTTTTAATATTTTTTAATTCTCCATAATTATTAAGCATTACAACTGTTGATAATAATAAAGCTACAATTAAAAGACCACTTACACCATATGCAATCCTTCCCTGTCGTATCGGCTCTCCAGTTTCTTCCACTGTATTATTACTACTTTTGCTATTTTTAAACCATTGACTCTTTTCTTTATTTTTTAAATCTTTTTTGTTTAAATTATTATCCTGTTTACTTTCTTCTTTTGAAATTTTTATAGTTTTACCGTTTGCCTCCTCCGCTTTTAATTCTATGTTCTCCAATTTATTCTTAGATGATTTCTTATCTTTTTTATCCTCGCCTCCTATCTTGTCATCCACGCTAATATTTTTTATTTCATTGTTAGCTATCCCACTGTTTGTTGCACTGTTTTTTAAGTTTTTAACATATTTTTTCATTTTCTCATTTTTCTCATAATAGATATAGTAGCCCTGCTGCTTTCCAAGACCTGACTGTTCATAGCTATAAAAGCCTTCTTCATTTTCTGCCCTGTCTTTCACAAAACATACTTTGTCATTTCCGGCAAAGTTATCAAGATGAATCTTTCTTATTCCATTCATATCCTCAGTTACCCTGTAAGGAACCGAAACATACCAGCCAACAATATTTAACTGTTCAAAAAACTGCTTTATATCTTTGTAAATTCCGGACCAGATATCATCATTAAAAATAATACTGTTTTCTATTACATCACGAACTTCCACCATTCCTTTTACAAAAATATAAACATTTCCTTTTGCCCTTTTTACATCTCCCAGTAATACCCCATATTTAACATTATCCTCACCTGAAGGACTCTTCTTTAAATATGTCATTACATAATCTTCTATGTATATTTTCTTGTTTGAACTGTTATTTCCTATTTGATGAATATTTTTCGGAATTCTGACCTCATCCTGCTCTTCATGCTCCTCTCCACTATATACCACTTCTATCATGATACCTCTCCTTTCTTTGTTTTACGAAAGAGATAATACCATAGTGGTGCTGTATTAATTTGTCAAAAACTCTACCCTGTATGCATAAACTTTGTGACAATAAAAGTGCCGATTAAACACCGACACTTCTATTTATACAAAAAAAAAATTATTATTCTACAATCTGACCTAAAACCTTACCAATCGCATCATTTATAATCAGGTCTGCCCTTGAATCCTTTGGCGTGGAACTCTTGTTTATAAGAACAAGCTTGTTTCCTCTATAATAATCTATAAGCCCTGCTGCCGGATAAACCGCAAGAGAAGTTCCTCCTATTATAAGTACATCTGCATTGGAAATGGCTTCGATAGACTTTCTTATTGTATTCTGATCAAGTCCTTCTTCATACAAAACCACATCAGGCTTAATAATTCCTCCACAGCTACACTTAGGTACTCCTTTCTGCGCCATTATCTCTTTAAGTCCGTAAAACTTGCCACAGGATTCACAATAGTTTCTATGAACAGAGCCATGAAGTTCATAAACAGTTTCACTTCCTGCTGCCTGATGCAAGCCATCAATATTCTGCGTAACTACAGCCTTTAGTTTTCCTTTCTTTTCTAATTTTGCCAAAGCTTTGTGGGCTGCATTCGGTTTTGCATCAGGAAATAACATTTTATTATGATAAAATCTATAAAACTCTTCCGGATTTCTTCTATAAAAAGTATGGCTTAAAATTGTTTCCGGTGGATAATCATATTCCTGATTGTATAATCCGTCCACACTTCTAAAATCCGGAACACCACTTTCTGTGGAAACTCCTGCTCCTCCAAAAAATACAATATTGTCACTTCCATCAATAATCTCTTTTAACTTTTGAATTTTTTCGTCCATAACAGCCTCCTTAAGCACTTGATTACACGGACTATTCCGTAATTTACACTAAGACTATTATACCACTACGAACTTTATCACTCCACTATAAAGTCTATATCTGCTACAGTTATTTGATCTCCCACATTAATTTCTTTAGGTTTATGAGGTTCAAGTTTTTGCCCGTTAACGTAAGTTCCGTTAGTAGAATTAAGATCCTCAACATAATAGTTAGACATTTCTTCCGATAGTCTTAAATGAACCCTGCTTACTACAGGACTGTCCACTATATAATCGCTGCTTAACTTACTCTTTCCTAATATACACGGATAACCCTTTGGTTCGATTTTCATACTTCCCTGATTACTAATTTCTTTTAGGGTTATTCTATTTATTACTCCTGATGATGTTAATAACATTGTAGCTTCTTCATAATCTCCGTCATAATTATCATCATAACCTTTCTCATAGTTGTCTCTGTAATTATCTGTCTCCTCGCCTATTGTTGCCATTTGATAATCTGAGTAATTGTACAGTGGTCCTTCTGTAGCCTGTCCTGAAATTTCTTTTAAACCACTCTCTTTTTTATTAATTTCCGAAGGATTTTCCAGTTCTGCTTCCAGTTCATCTTCATCCTCATATTTATTTTTCCCTTTTAATCTTTCCATTATTTTTTTAAAAAGACTTTTCTTTTTTTCTTCATATGGTTTTGTTACTACATTCTTTTCCGTATTAATAACAATATTCTCAACTCCTTTAACAAGCTCTTCCTGGTCTTTCTTTTTATATGTACTTTCCTTTGCTTCTTTGTAGTTTTCAACAGCACAATTATACAAATCCTGCACAGTATAACTGTCGCTAATTGTAATCTGCTGTATTCCATAAGCCATAAGAACTGCAGGCTTATTGTTATGGTCAATACATTCTAATATGCTGTCAAAAATATTTCTCATATTCTGCTGCACATCTTCATACTCATTTGGGCAATAACAAAAACCATATTCTCCCGATTTCTTATTTATGTACACATAATTAATGTCAAACAAAAAATCATTTAAATCCATCAGGTATTCTTTTGTGCTTTTAGATAACTTTTTAATGTCCTTTATTAAATTATATAAGTCTTTTCCTGACATCTTTTTCCGCGAAAACATCGCTTTTACAGTAATGTACTCTGTTACGTTATAGTACAATTGTTTTTCTCCATCTATAACTCTAAGACCTATTGGGATTACATTTTCTATATTATTATTTTTAAGCATTTTAAATTTATAATCATTTTCATCAATTTCAATCCCTTTTATTATCATAAAATTTTTGTTTCCATCTTTTTTGTTAACAACTTCCATTAATTATCACTGCCCCCCTTTTGTATGTTATCTCTAATTGCAGAAGTAATTCCGAAAATTTTTCGACTCATTCTTTTTTCCACATTTATTTCATAACTGTTATTTCCCTTATTAATGAATTCTTCCATCCACTTAATGTTGCTTATGGATGTATATTGTAGTGTTATCTTATACTGATTTGTGCTTTCACCGCACTTTGCACTTACTTTTGTAATAAACAATGGTATTGACTGAAACTTCTTTTCAACATTACTTTCAAAATCTTTAAATTCCATTTCTGCATATGTGCATCCGGCTCCATAAGCATAGCTTTTCATTTTTACAATATCGTGTAAAAACATAGAAAAATAAATTAACAGTAACACCATTAGCATTACAATAGGAAACACAATTGCTGTTTCAATAGTTATTTCTCCCTTTAGTTTATTGCCTTTCATTTTTCCCCCTTTATTGTGTAGATATAAATGTTACTAATGCTCCTGCCAACACAAAGGGCATAAAGGCAACGGTACTTTTAAATGTTGTTTTCTTTAGAATTATTGTCACTAGTGAGAAGATACTACATAGCAGAAAACTCCAAAAAATTATAACAAAGCATTTTTCTCCGCCTATAATCAAACCTATTGCAAGAAAAACAAGACTGTCACCGTATCCTATTTTCTCCCTTGTAACCACGCTGATTATTAGAAATATCCCCCCAATAATTGCTCCCTCAATAAGGGATTTTCCACTTATATCCCTAAATATTGTATGCAACATAATTGCGGCCACTATATTTAAAATGCATAACCAACCACAAACATTTCTTTTCTTTATATCTGTAAATGTGCATATGCACAAAAAAATCATTATCCAAATCCAATACATTTTATCCCCCATTACAACTGCTGCATGGTTTTCTGTTATCCACTTCCTTAATATCAATTTCTATAATATTTCTTGTTATTCCACTACATTGGAGATTTGTGTGATATCTGTTTCCATCTGCTGTAATAAATACTGTTGTGGTATCACTTATTTTCTTATTTCCACAAAACTCACAAGGTGTGTATTTTTCTCCCTGTTCATTTCTTGCTTCACCAACCTTACCATACTCTGTTCCCGTAATATAAAGTATTAAATGACTACATTCTTTTGTGCTGTGATATACATTCCCATACTTAGTTATGTAAACCAGTTCATAATCTTTAGTCATATCCGTGCCTGTCCAGTCTTTAACCTTTGCTCTTTGAGTTATGGTTATGGTTTTACTTAAAACAGGTAACTTATAATCATATGTATAAACCATGTCAATATAATCATCTTTTATTAAATTACTTTCAGGCAAAGTGTCTTTCATTTCACTTATATTCTCTTTAAATTTGTCCTTATATTCTTTTAATTTCTCGCTATAATCGGTAATTTCATCTACTTGTTTTATGTAAAACATTTGCTTTGCCATATTTTCTGCCAAACGGTTCATTTTAATCTGTGTTGAAAGTTGCTTGTCAACAGCAGTTATGAAACCGGCTAGAAATACCACAACAAACATAAATAAAGTTAATGAAATTGTTGCCTCTATAGTAATTGCAGCCTTTGCTGTACATTTAATTATAATTTTTATCTTTGTATCTTTTGTCTCCACATTTTTCCGTTCTCCTTCTTTTATTTTTATGAAAGGATGTTTTCTTTTCGTCTTATTGGGTGCTTTTTATAAAAAGGGGTTATTAAAAAATAGCTTTTGTACTTGGAGAGAAACATCATCTTATTTTTTATTTGACCATAACATATTAGCTACGAAAACATCCTTTCCGTTATTGAAACATATCTTTAACCACATCTATGTTTCATTCCTACTTCACTGAATACTTTACAACACATACGTACTCTCCATAGGCTTAAATTCCTGACTAACGAATCAGTACATCCTTTTATTTTCTATCCTTTTAAATTTGATAATCTTTTTTCTATTCTTGTAATCATAGTTTCATTCTTTATAATATTTGCAGTTTTTCTACACGCTACTCCTGTTCTTGCATTAAATTTTAAGCTGTTCTGACTTTTTAATCTTTGATTTTCTAATTTGGAATTAGCTAATTTTTGTTCCTTATATTTACGAATTAATGCCTTTTCCAATCTTCTTTTTCTTTTCTTTAGTATTTCTATTTTTCTAATTTGTTTTAAATTATTTTCATCAGTTAGTTGTTTTGTCATAATACTTATCTCCTAATAAGAATCATAATAAGCCATACTATATTTATAGGCATTATTTTCCTCTGTCAGATTATTTACTACTATTGGAATAGCAGTAAACAATGGTGCAGTTTCATAAGTAGCTTTCAGCTTAAAACCCGTCAGACTTTTACTCATTAAGAATTCACTGTTATACCTTTTCTGTATATTTATCTGTATCAAATCCATTATTCTATATAGACTGTCCCCTGTATTCTGTACTGCTATTAGTATTTGGCAATACTCTTTGTAACTTAGTCCTTTTGAATCTTCTTTTTTGCCACCATTTGTTATGTTGCCTATGGAAGTTCTCCAGCCTCCCTTTGATTTTGTCAAAGCAACCTTACCTTCCGATAACAATATTTTCATGTCATTAACTGCCTCCGCCATCGACCATGCACTAATTAGCACTCCCTTTGCCACCGGCTCTAAGAAAGGCAAGCCTGTTACAATTGCCACAGATGCTGCTATTGCTGACACCTGTTCCATTTTTTCTTTATCTGTAATGAGATAAGCCATATTTATCCCTGTTTTTGCCGAAACAATTTTCTCCACTACAGATGCAAGATTCTCCTTATCACTGTCTTTTCCTGAAATAATATATTCCAGCTCATACTTTAATACTGTATTTTTTTCCGGATTATTGTAGTTACCAAACTTTAATCCTGCATATAGTGCATTAACACATTTATTTTTTATTTCTTTTGACAAACTATTATTTTTTTTGCCTTTCAAAGTTGATGGCAGATTAGAACCGGATAAAGTATTTTTTGATACATTTTCCGGGTTTTCTAAAACCTGTGACAATACTCCACTATCAATAAAATCTTTTAAATTTTCAAATATTGAATAATTATCTCTATCTTCTTCTGTACTTTCCAGTGTAATTAAAGACTCCATTTTGCTTATAACTTTCCCCATGTTGCTTATGGACTTTTTAACTTTGCTTATATTGCCTGAATCTAATTTTTTAATTTTCAAAACGTTAAGCTCTTTGTCCCTCTTTATCTCATCCCTTACTTTTGCTAAAATTTCCAAATTAGTATCCATGTAATCTTTTGCATCAGATGTATAGCTATTCTTTTTCAAAAACTGTTCTTTTTTTCTTTCGTACACTTCTATCTTGGAAATAGCACTGTCCACATCCTTCGATTTTATTTCGATTGATGCCATCAGCTCTCTATACTCTTTCAAAACTTTCTTTCCCTCTTTTTTATTAAAATCAGATTGAAGTTTTTCTATTTTCTGACTAACCGAATCATACTTATTACTTAAATCTTTTGTTTCTTTTAAACCTGTAACTATGCTATTAATATTTTCTACAAGTTCCTGCAATTCCCCCTTATTGACATCGACTACAATATTCATGTCACACTTATTTTTATTTTGGTCATTACAGTTTTCGTATGTTTCACATTCTTTCACAAGTCTTTCAACAGTTTCCATTACACCTGCATATTTTATATACGATTTAATTTGATTTGAGAAATATTGTCCTCCTTTTTTCGTTAAATACTCCTTTCCGGTTACTTCTAAATTAACCAGATTTGTTCCTAAAAAATTTAGGCCCGGCTCATTTAAATCTGCCATATTTATATTATCCTGTATGTTCTTTTTTATTACCGACTCAACAGTCTGCTTTTCCCATACAAGTAATATTCCATAATCTTCATAAACCTGTCTTCCATATCCTGCCAGTGCTGACTCTGCACTCATATATGTATAGCTTTTTATCTGCGCCTGTACTGCACTGATTCTTGCACTTTCACCAATTACATTAACAAGCAACATCACACTTATAAGTATCATGCTTAAATAGATGGTTATACTTCCTTTTACTTTCATTTTTTACTTTCCATAAAACTTTTCGTAAAATTTATTACCTTAAAAAGTTTGTTTTTCCCCCACTTTAAAACTTTTTAATCTGAGTTTTTATTGTTGTATAAACTCCGTCAGCTATTCCACTTATCTGTGATTTAAATACTAAGGCAAGTCCTACAAGTACCAGAATTATCAGCACTATCTCTATAACGCCCATTGCCTTCTGTTTTCCTAAAATAATTCTTGCTTTTGTCTTCAAAATTTCCAACATTTCTATACCCCCTGTTTTAACTTGTTATAATTGTTTATTTTCACATTTCTATTTTATTTTTATATTTAATTTTCATATTGTTTTTATACTGTGTTTTCACTTCTTCACATATTTATTGACATTAATGCCGGTACCATTAGAATAACCAGTGCCACTATTAACATAACCGTCATTGGTCCTAACAGTTTAGTTGATATTTCGCTGCCTCTTTTTAAAGCAGTATTCTTTCTCTCAACCAGTGCCCTATTTAACTCATTTTCAAGGGCAAAAGATAACTCTCCTGTTCCTCTGCGTATGTTTTGTTCAATAATATTTGCCAACTTTATATAATTGTGCAACCCACATCTTTCTCCATATTGATTTATTGCATTAATTTCTGACACTCCGCTTTTCATTTTTACCGTTGCCATTTTCAACTCTTCATAAGCATAATGATACTCTTTTGGATTTTTCTTTTTCTCATCCTCATATTGCCTTACAATTCTTTCAATTGAGCTCTTTATTGAAAGTCCTGCATTGCTATATAATAGAATTTTGCTTAGGATTTCAGGGTAATCAAATTGAAGTTGTATATTTCGTTTTTTCACTTCACTCTTTAAATCCCTATCCTTTAAGAAAAATACTGCCACACACATAATAAATGCTACTATTGGAATATATTTTCCTATTTTTGATGC containing:
- a CDS encoding CvpA family protein, with the translated sequence MGNIILTGVTVFVVVMIAIGMKRGLVKTAFSFGSIFIALILVNILTPVAKEVIKNTPVYDSINQNIQSYVSEHIATSTENMTETGINNQEKIINELPLPNGLKESLTKNNNQSSYDSLAVNTFKEYVVAYLTDVVLNAVVYILLFMVISILMKTLVEVLNIVTKLPVIHTFNMAGGALIGFAQAILIIWLLCMVVTIFSSTSWGQTVCKAIADNGVLSMIYDNNLIQNIVNSLF
- a CDS encoding NAD-dependent protein deacylase; this encodes MDEKIQKLKEIIDGSDNIVFFGGAGVSTESGVPDFRSVDGLYNQEYDYPPETILSHTFYRRNPEEFYRFYHNKMLFPDAKPNAAHKALAKLEKKGKLKAVVTQNIDGLHQAAGSETVYELHGSVHRNYCESCGKFYGLKEIMAQKGVPKCSCGGIIKPDVVLYEEGLDQNTIRKSIEAISNADVLIIGGTSLAVYPAAGLIDYYRGNKLVLINKSSTPKDSRADLIINDAIGKVLGQIVE
- a CDS encoding Flp1 family type IVb pilin — encoded protein: MLEILKTKARIILGKQKAMGVIEIVLIILVLVGLALVFKSQISGIADGVYTTIKTQIKKF
- a CDS encoding prepilin peptidase; its protein translation is MYWIWIMIFLCICTFTDIKKRNVCGWLCILNIVAAIMLHTIFRDISGKSLIEGAIIGGIFLIISVVTREKIGYGDSLVFLAIGLIIGGEKCFVIIFWSFLLCSIFSLVTIILKKTTFKSTVAFMPFVLAGALVTFISTQ
- a CDS encoding DUF5702 domain-containing protein, which produces MKVKGSITIYLSMILISVMLLVNVIGESARISAVQAQIKSYTYMSAESALAGYGRQVYEDYGILLVWEKQTVESVIKKNIQDNINMADLNEPGLNFLGTNLVNLEVTGKEYLTKKGGQYFSNQIKSYIKYAGVMETVERLVKECETYENCNDQNKNKCDMNIVVDVNKGELQELVENINSIVTGLKETKDLSNKYDSVSQKIEKLQSDFNKKEGKKVLKEYRELMASIEIKSKDVDSAISKIEVYERKKEQFLKKNSYTSDAKDYMDTNLEILAKVRDEIKRDKELNVLKIKKLDSGNISKVKKSISNMGKVISKMESLITLESTEEDRDNYSIFENLKDFIDSGVLSQVLENPENVSKNTLSGSNLPSTLKGKKNNSLSKEIKNKCVNALYAGLKFGNYNNPEKNTVLKYELEYIISGKDSDKENLASVVEKIVSAKTGINMAYLITDKEKMEQVSAIAASVAIVTGLPFLEPVAKGVLISAWSMAEAVNDMKILLSEGKVALTKSKGGWRTSIGNITNGGKKEDSKGLSYKEYCQILIAVQNTGDSLYRIMDLIQINIQKRYNSEFLMSKSLTGFKLKATYETAPLFTAIPIVVNNLTEENNAYKYSMAYYDSY
- a CDS encoding DUF5711 family protein, encoding MANKYIRKFRRLKKEGQNSTYMKNTKKVLEKRAAKLGIIVAVILIIVGALFFYKKYHKYTTYKVIESTNIKGGASSKYIPFGDYVIKYSYDGIAYIKDKETVWEEAYEMKQPIIDVCDDYVAIADKNTNDIFIYNDKGRQGQVSVSYPIVKLEVAKQGVVAALLEDKTSNYIEVYDKEGKQLVSHKSIIDENGYPINFSMSDDGERMAVSYLTVKNGSFENKIQFYDFSNSGKNIENRMVKEFSEYGETIVPTISYVSNSQVVAIGEDIVSIYKVGNKDITKKDIKIKEEIQKVFYNDKYVGLVFKNASTDRPYRIEVYNSSGSQILNSTVDMDFENVTFAGDNILMYSDMRCEILSIKGVKKFQTNFKGQIYGLMPYDDSKTYLLMTNSKIQKIRLK
- a CDS encoding TadE family protein, yielding MKGNKLKGEITIETAIVFPIVMLMVLLLIYFSMFLHDIVKMKSYAYGAGCTYAEMEFKDFESNVEKKFQSIPLFITKVSAKCGESTNQYKITLQYTSISNIKWMEEFINKGNNSYEINVEKRMSRKIFGITSAIRDNIQKGGSDN
- a CDS encoding LysM peptidoglycan-binding domain-containing protein, with amino-acid sequence MIEVVYSGEEHEEQDEVRIPKNIHQIGNNSSNKKIYIEDYVMTYLKKSPSGEDNVKYGVLLGDVKRAKGNVYIFVKGMVEVRDVIENSIIFNDDIWSGIYKDIKQFFEQLNIVGWYVSVPYRVTEDMNGIRKIHLDNFAGNDKVCFVKDRAENEEGFYSYEQSGLGKQQGYYIYYEKNEKMKKYVKNLKNSATNSGIANNEIKNISVDDKIGGEDKKDKKSSKNKLENIELKAEEANGKTIKISKEESKQDNNLNKKDLKNKEKSQWFKNSKSSNNTVEETGEPIRQGRIAYGVSGLLIVALLLSTVVMLNNYGELKNIKSTLAGISREREAQAVNKILSAYTETTKQSATTVAGLESKKAIATNGSNVTQKKNDNGEVVSKQTAGTNQDNNSSNNSITNTTNDSNNTNSNKPSGSETVNNKTKSISSAYSGQYHTVKPGQTLYDISMSYYGTSEMVDEIKDRNNIDDDYTIKEGQKILLP
- a CDS encoding DUF6382 domain-containing protein, giving the protein MEVVNKKDGNKNFMIIKGIEIDENDYKFKMLKNNNIENVIPIGLRVIDGEKQLYYNVTEYITVKAMFSRKKMSGKDLYNLIKDIKKLSKSTKEYLMDLNDFLFDINYVYINKKSGEYGFCYCPNEYEDVQQNMRNIFDSILECIDHNNKPAVLMAYGIQQITISDSYTVQDLYNCAVENYKEAKESTYKKKDQEELVKGVENIVINTEKNVVTKPYEEKKKSLFKKIMERLKGKNKYEDEDELEAELENPSEINKKESGLKEISGQATEGPLYNYSDYQMATIGEETDNYRDNYEKGYDDNYDGDYEEATMLLTSSGVINRITLKEISNQGSMKIEPKGYPCILGKSKLSSDYIVDSPVVSRVHLRLSEEMSNYYVEDLNSTNGTYVNGQKLEPHKPKEINVGDQITVADIDFIVE